AAAACCTGCACCTGTATACTATTATaaatcaccaccaccaccatcacCTTCTCCCCCACCTCCTTACTACTATAAGTCCCCTCCACCACCATCACCAAAACCTGCACCGGTATACTATTATaaatcaccaccaccaccatcacCTTCTCCCCCACCTCCTTACTACTACAAGTCTCCTCCACCACCATCGCCATCTCCTCCTCCACCATACTATTACAAGTCTCCACCACCACCATCGCCATCACCCCCACCACCTTATTACTACAAGTCTCCTCCTCCACCATCtccatcaccaccaccaccctACTACTACAAGTCTCCTCCACCACCATCACCATCTCCTCCACCTCCGTACTACTACaagtctcctccacctccaTCGCCATCTCCCCCTCCACCATATTACTACAAGTCACCACCACCTCCATCGCCATCTCCTCCACCACCCTACTACTACAAGTCTCCTCCACCACCATCACCGTCTCCTCCACCACCTTACTACTACAAGTCTCCTCCACCACCATCACCTTCACCACCCCCTCCCTACTACTACAAATCCCCTCCTCCACCATCGCCATCTCCTCCACCACCTTACTACTACAAGTCTCCTCCCCCACCATCACCGTCACCACCCCCACCCTACTACTACAAGTCGCCTCCTCCTCCAGTAAAGTCTCCTCCTCCTCCCTATTACTACAGCTCACCTCCTCCACCAGTGAAATCACCTCCTCCACCGGTGTACATTTACGCTTCACCACCACCTCCGGTCCACTACTAAGAAATTTTAAGAGTGCAGTCATTctccacaatcaatcaagtgAGTAGTTGTTTACATTgtaaatttttcatttttctactTCTTTTCTTTGAATTAAGTCTCTAATCTTCTATTTGGTTGTTTCTTTCAGATTTTAGTTTGAAACACAAAATAAATGATGGCTTCTTGAGGAATAGATTCAAACCTCAATGGTACAAAgcaattaatttatggaataagATATTCAATTTTTCAATTGAAGGATTGAATTTTCATGGTATAGATCAGTTGGcttctacttctcttttggTCTTCTTGCACATTGTTCTCTTAGTGCGTTCACATGAACGTATCTAAGCGTTGATGCTTcctagagtttttttttttttataatttatatttgtattgaGGATATTGTCCTCTTTTTATTCATTCCTATTAATTATTGTATGTTTTTGTAATACCTTCGTGTACTTTGTGCCCAAATCAATAAGAAGATCAATTTCATTATATTCACTTCTATTTTTCTGTCTGTTACCTCTGTACACATGTTACAAACAGACTAAATTAGTCTtctccaaatatatatatattcaaattgGAATGAAAATACCTACACTTATTTTAAGATCTTTAATATAGTTTTTGTGTAGAAGTAGTTCAAGATATGCATAAGTAAAACACACCTGTGTGTTTCCACAATGCACTGGGTTACTTCTTACGAAAATTtaaaaaagggaataaaacccattttcctttcttttttttttgaatgtgGCAATAGAATTATAACAGGATTGAATACACTAGTGTTCTATGTCAAAACGATGAGTGTTTATCCTTGATCTATGTAAGTTAAGGAGGCCGGCTACAATAACAATATACTCAGTGAAATCTTCACTAAGTGGAGTCTGGAAAAAGTAGAGTTACGCAGACCTTATCACTATCTCGTGTGGAGCTAGAGAAgctattttcgaaagacccttgACTCAACTGCATCAAACCCAAGTAAAGTCAAGGAGGCCAGCTAAATCATGAAATACTCGCCCAAAGTACATCGCAAAACTGAAACCCAAAGGAATTGACAAAGACCCTGCACAAGGTAGAGCATTTATCTTAATTTAATACAACACCCAACATGTAGTTATTTATTAGGCAACATAGTAGTTAAAGAGTAGAGAAGTTAAATTCAATTTTAGTATGTGCCTTCtcaaattaaaaaggaaaaaatgttTTAATTGAAATCTTTTACATAAATGTCACAAAGGTCAAAATTTtcaattctttttatatttttaaaatatgtaaaatattattatatgtctgaAAAGTAGAAAAGACCAAGTCTAATATTCTTTCTTGAGTTGATCAgaattaataaaagaaataaaagaagacaaaagacgtggattcttccaaagtactTTGCAGCAGTACTACAAAGAGAAGTAATAGTACGGATGCAAAGTCAACTGAATATATTAATTTACATCTACGTATTTCGACTAATTTCACGAAATACTTGATACCTTCTATCAATACTGTTATTGTATTACTCTATCcaccaaaagttgaaaaaaagagaaaaaccaTCACTATTTTAACTATCAGACCTCATGGTTCTCATTCAAACACCgataattatgcaaatatgtatTACAAAAAGGAATTTCAATTCTATGACGATcaaaataacaattttttttatcgatATAGCAAGTTTACTCaaacttatttttaaataatatcataaaatacaCTCGGACTTGGCAAAATAATTTGATGTCAAAGAAAATGTTGGTGTTCAAAGTTTCTAGACCACCATATCTAGTAGGCAACAAATAATTTGAAGCCATCAACAATCAACATACATATAATTTATAAGGCATTTATCCATCATAATAAAAAGGGTTATTTGTGCTTTCAAGTTATCAAGGTTCTTGCACCGACCAACTAGTgttccaaaaaagaaaataattcatCTATTCGCTaataaattgaatattttaacCATGCATGTGATTAGTGGCGGAATCAAAGATCCTAATAGGGGGATTCAGAATTAGGGGTGGATGCACAATATATTAGCTATGAGTGCAGCTAAACCTAATAATTTTTGCTCACATTAAACGCTAAGAATACGAGCTTCtctacaaaaaattaaaatctcaaTATGACAACAGATTGCCGGGGATTCGAACCTGCAACAAGTCAGATggaatagataatttattttatcaacttaaataaacaagtaaaaaCTTCATGGGATTAGAATAAATTTGACAACACTATCTAATGCAATAAAATCTGCTTTAAAGTCATTCGTTTTGCACTCACCCTCCGagtatatgttatatatatataagtactAACATTTAGaactcataaaatttaaatttcggAGCCGTATATTTCCAAAGTCAACCACACTACAAATTAGGGCTGCtaagaaaatagaaataacAAGGAAACAGACAAAAAGACCAAATAATTGTATGATCTCACTGTTCATAagatgcttccatgtggcaacATGTAAAGGGTAACCAAACTAAAAAAATGTCAAGAGagtggaaatataaaaaattatcaatcaatatCTTTGCACATTCATATGTTGTTTCTCATTTTCTATGTAGCAGGTAACAAACTACTTGTTATAAAGATAATGTGGAAATATTCAAAGTGATACAAAGATGGACTTTGATAAATGAGATGAAAAACTTGTAGATCCAGCTGTTAAAAGAGTTGTTAATGTTTTTTTACACTTTGATTATCAATCAGAGCAATTGAATTGGTCCTTTAGACAGCACTTTACTAACAACTATTTTTATCAAGAAATTTTACTATAAATACATAGGCCAATAAAACCACAAAAGGCATCACTTCACAACGGAAAAACTAAAAGTTGTCTCCTTTCTTCTTCCCCTAACTAGCTAACCACATTTGGGAGGCTAAGTGGTGTAATTTTCCGGCGAAATGAGGCTTAACAGTGGCGGCCCTGCCAAGGGTCGTCAGTATTTGCCACAAATCTTAGTGGCATTGGCCATATTGGCCATTGCTAATGTAGTGTCGGCAGACCCTTATGTATACACTTCTCCACCACCTCCAATGTATGAGTACAAATCACCACCACCTCCTTCTCCGTCTCCACCACCACCTTATGTGTACAAATCTCCACCTCCTCCATCACCTTCTCCCCCACCTCCATATGTTTATAAGTCACCTCCTCCTCCCTCACCTTCTCCGCCGCCTCCATATGTTTATAAGTCACCTCCACCTCCTTCGCCATCACCACCTCCTCCATATGTGTATACGTCTCCACCACCTCCCTCACCGTCTCCACCACCACCCTATGTGTATAAGTCTCCACCACCTCCATCACCATCTCCACCACCACCATATTATTACAAGTCTCCACCACCTCCATCACCATCTCCACCACCACCATATTATTATAAGTCTCCCCCACCTCCATCACCTTCACCACCACCTCCATACTACTACAAGTCTCCTCCCCCACCATCACCTTCACCACCACCTCCATATTACTACAAGTCGCCACCTCCACCGTCACCGTCACCTCCACCACCATACTATTACAAATCTCCACCACCTCCTTCACCATCAACACCCCCACCATATTATTATAAGTCTCCACCGCCACCTTCTCCTTCACCTCCTCCACCATACTATTATAAATCTTCACCACCTCCTTCACCTTCTCCTCCACCATATTACTACTACTCACCACCACCACCGAAGAAATCATCTCCCCCACCCTATCATTACACTTCTCCACCACCACCTGTTAAGTCACCACCTCCTCCATACTACTACTCCTCGCCGCCGCCACCCAAGAAATCACCTCCTCCACCATATCACTACACTTCCCCACCACCACCAGTTAAGTCACCTCCAACTCCATATTACTACAAgtctccaccaccaccaccaaagAAGTCTTCTCCCCCACCATACTACTATacttcaccaccaccaccaactcaTTACTATCCTCCACATCATCAATTTGTAGTCAAAGTTATCGGAAAAGTCTATTGTTTTAGGTGCCATAATTGGAAGCACCCAGAGATGTCCCACGGCAAGAAACACTTGAAAGGTACCATAGTCTTTATAGTTTATACTAAACTCGTATACTTTATTTTCTATTAGTTTATCATTAAGAATTTATTcaactatatatattttcttctttgttgCTTTGTTCATTATGCTCTtttcaaaattcatatataaATGTGTGTATTTTAATTTAGATCTTTGATCCACTTCTGTTTTCAAAATGTGAAGTtacaattaaaattttaaaaggcCAAGAAGTTTTATAATGCAACaactattataaatataattgtgacaatagaataaaatatattgaaaatgaAAGTAGTTAGTTCTTGCTTGGAAATAGAACTGTAGAAGCATTAATTTATTCACATTGGCAGACAAAAGTCGATATTGGCACACAAGTTGCTACAATAACATGCAATTCATTTccctttttagaaaaataaattttgatcatGTGATGAAattgtttactttattttaaattatgaattgattaatgtattattttttacatGAATTAGGTGCTGTTGTTGAAGTGACTTGCAAGGCTGGTGACAAGGAAATTGTGAGTTATGGCACCACTAAGATCAATGGAAAATTTAGCATCacagttgaaggatttgaatATAGCAAATATGGAGCAAAGGCTTGCAAGGCTAAACTCCACAATGCTCCAAAGGATTCAAAGTGTAGCATTCCTACGGACCTTCATTGGGGAATTAAGGGAGCTAACCTCAAAGTGAAGTCAAAGAATAAATATGAAGTTGTCCTCTATGCAAAACCATTTGCTTATGGCTCTAAGACACCTTATGCAGAATGCAAAAAGCCCAAGCCTACCCCTGCTCCATACTATTATAAATCTCCTCCACCTCCATCACCGACTTATGTTTACAAGTCACCACCTCCTCCATCACCGAAGTATGCGTACAAGTCACCACCTCCCCCAACCCCAACATACGTTTATAAGTCTCCACCACCACCTGCTTACTATTACAAatctccaccaccaccaactAAGTCTCCACcacattattattataaatctCCACCTCCACCATCACCAAAACCTGCACCGATATACTATTATAAATCTCCACCACCCCCGTCACCATCACCTCCACCGCCTTACTATTACAAATCTCCACCTCCACCATCACCAAAACCTGCACCTGTATACTATTATaaatcaccaccaccaccatcacCTTCTCCCCCACCTCCTTACTACTATAAGTCCCCTCCACCACCATCACCAAAACCTGCACCGGTATACTATTATaaatcaccaccaccaccatcacCTTCTCCCCCACCTCCTTACTACTACAAGTCTCCTCCACCACCATCGCCATCTCCTCCTCCACCATACTATTACAAGTCTCCACCACCACCATCGCCATCACCCCCACCACCTTATTACTACAAGTCTCCTCCTCCACCATCtccatcaccaccaccaccctACTACTACAAGTCTCCTCCACCACCATCACCATCTCCTCCACCTCCGTACTACTACaagtctcctccacctccaTCGCCATCTCCCCCTCCACCATATTACTACAAGTCACCACCACCTCCATCGCCATCTCCTCCACCACCCTACTACTACAAGTCTCCTCCACCACCATCACCGTCTCCTCCACCACCTTACTACTACAAGTCTCCTCCACCACCATCACCTTCACCACCCCCTCCCTACTACTACAAATCCCCTCCTCCACCATCGCCATCTCCTCCACCACCTTACTACTACAAGTCTCCTCCCCCACCATCACCGTCACCACCCCCACCCTACTACTACAAGTCGCCTCCTCCTCCAGTAAAGTCTCCTCCTCCTCCCTATTACTACAGCTCACCTCCTCCACCAGTGAAATCACCTCCTCCACCGGTGTACATTTACGCTTCACCACCACCTCCGGTCCACTACTAAGAAATTTTAAGAGTGCAGTCATTctccacaatcaatcaagtgAGTAGTTGTTTACATTgtaaatttttcatttttctactTCTTTTCTTTGAATTAAGTCTCTAATCTTCTATTTGGTTGTTTCTTTCAGATTTTAGTTTGAAACACAAAATAAATGATGGCTTCTTGAGGAATAGATTCAAACCTCAATGGTACAAAgcaattaatttatggaataagATATTCAATTTTTCAATTGAAGGATTGAATTTTCATGGTATAGATCAGTTGGcttctacttctcttttggTCTTCTTGCACATTGTTCTCTTAGTGCGTTCACATGAACGTATCTAAGCGTTGATGCTTcctagagtttttttttttatataatttatatttgtattgaGGATATTGTCCTCTTTTTATTCATTCCTATTAATTATTGTATGTTTTTGTAATACCTTCGTGTACTTTGTGCCCAAATCAATAAGAAGATCAATTTCATTATATTCACTTCTATTTTTCTGTCTGTTACCTCTGTACACATGTTACAAACAGACTAAATTAGTCTtctccaaatatatatatattcaaattgGAATGAAAATACCTACACTTATTTTAAGATCTTTAATATAGTTTTTGTGTAGAAGTAGTTCAAGATATGCATAAGTAAAACACACCTGTGTGTTTCCACAATGCACTGGGTTACTTCTTACGAAAATTtaaaaaagggaataaaacccattttcctttcttttttttttgaatgtgGCAATAGAATTATAACAGGATTGAATACACTAGTGTTCTATGTCAAAACGATGAGTGTTTATCCTTGATCTATGTAAGTTAAGGAGGCCGGCTACAATAACAATATACTCAGTGAAATCTTCACTAAGTGGAGTCTGGAAAAAGTAGAGTTACGCAGACCTTATCACTATCTCGTGTGGAGCTAGAGAAgctattttcgaaagacccttgACTCAACTGCATCAAACCCAAGTAAAGTCAAGGAGGCCAGCTAAATCATGAAATACTCGCCCAAAGTACATCGCAAAACTGAAACCCAAAGGAATTGACAAAGACCCTGCACAAGGTAGAGCATTTATCTTAATTTAATACAACACCCAACATGTAGTTATTTATTAGGCAACATAGTAGTTAAAGAGTAGAGAAGTTAAATTCAATTTTAGTATGTGCCTTCtcaaattaaaaaggaaaaaatgttTTAATTGAAATCTTTTACATAAATGTCACAAAGGTCAAAATTTtcaattctttttatatttttaaaatatgtaaaatattattatatgtctgaAAAGTAGAAAAGACCAAGTCTAATATTCTTTCTTGAGTTGATCAgaattaataaaagaaataaaagaagacaaaagacgtggattcttccaaagtactTTGCAGCAGTACTACAAAGAGAAGTAATAGTACGGATGCAAAGTCAACTGAATATATTAATTTACATCTACGTATTTCGACTAATTTCACGAAATACTTGATACCTTCTATCAATACTGTTATTGTATTACTCTATCcaccaaaagttgaaaaaaagagaaaaaccaTCACTATTTTAACTATCAGACCTCATGGTTCTCATTCAAACACCgataattatgcaaatatgtatTACAAAAAGGAATTTCAATTCTATGACGATcaaaataacaattttttttatcgatATAGCAAGTTTACTCaaacttatttttaaataatatcataaaatacaCTCGGACTTGGCAAAATAATTTGATGTCAAAGAAAATGTTGGTGTTCAAAGTTTCTAGACCACCATATCTAGTAGGCAACAAATAATTTGAAGCCATCAACAATCAACATACATATAATTTATAAGGCATTTATCCATCATAATAAAAAGGGTTATTTGTGCTTTCAAGTTATCAAGGTTCTTGCACCGACCAACTAGTgttccaaaaaagaaaataattcatCTATTCGCTaataaattgaatattttaacCATGCATGTGATTAGTGGCGGAATCAAAGATCCTAATAGGGGGATTCAGAATTAGGGGTGGATGCACAATATATTAGCTATGAGTGCAGCTAAACCTAATAATTTTTGCTCACATTAAACGCTAAGAATACGAGCTTCtctacaaaaaattaaaatctcaaTATGACAACAGATTGCCGGGGATTCGAACCTGCAACAAGTCAGATggaatagataatttattttatcaacttaaataaacaagtaaaaaCTTCATGGGATTAGAATAAATTTGACAACACTATCTAATGCAATAAAATCTGCTTTAAAGTCATTCGTTTTGCACTCACCCTCCGagtatatgttatatatatataagtactAACATTTAGaactcataaaatttaaatttcggAGCCGTATATTTCCAAAGTCAACCACACTACAAATTAGGGCTGCtaagaaaatagaaataa
This Solanum dulcamara chromosome 1, daSolDulc1.2, whole genome shotgun sequence DNA region includes the following protein-coding sequences:
- the LOC129883264 gene encoding extensin-2-like; translated protein: MRLNSGGPAKGRQYLPQILVALAILAIANVVSADPYVYTSPPPPMYEYKSPPPPSPSPPPPYVYKSPPPPSPSPPPPYVYKSPPPPSPSPPPPYVYKSPPPPSPSPPPPYVYTSPPPPSPSPPPPYVYKSPPPPSPSPPPPYYYKSPPPPSPSPPPPYYYKSPPPPSPSPPPPYYYKSPPPPSPSPPPPYYYKSPPPPSPSPPPPYYYKSPPPPSPSTPPPYYYKSPPPPSPSPPPPYYYKSSPPPSPSPPPYYYYSPPPPKKSSPPPYHYTSPPPPVKSPPPPYYYSSPPPPKKSPPPPYHYTSPPPPVKSPPTPYYYKSPPPPPKKSSPPPYYYTSPPPPTHYYPPHHQFVVKVIGKVYCFRCHNWKHPEMSHGKKHLKGAVVEVTCKAGDKEIVSYGTTKINGKFSITVEGFEYSKYGAKACKAKLHNAPKDSKCSIPTDLHWGIKGANLKVKSKNKYEVVLYAKPFAYGSKTPYAECKKPKPTPAPYYYKSPPPPSPTYVYKSPPPPSPKYAYKSPPPPTPTYVYKSPPPPAYYYKSPPPPTKSPPHYYYKSPPPPSPKPAPIYYYKSPPPPSPSPPPPYYYKSPPPPSPKPAPVYYYKSPPPPSPSPPPPYYYKSPPPPSPKPAPVYYYKSPPPPSPSPPPPYYYKSPPPPSPSPPPPYYYKSPPPPSPSPPPPYYYKSPPPPSPSPPPPYYYKSPPPPSPSPPPPYYYKSPPPPSPSPPPPYYYKSPPPPSPSPPPPYYYKSPPPPSPSPPPPYYYKSPPPPSPSPPPPYYYKSPPPPSPSPPPPYYYKSPPPPSPSPPPPYYYKSPPPPVKSPPPPYYYSSPPPPVKSPPPPVYIYASPPPPVHY